The following coding sequences are from one Rhodospirillales bacterium window:
- a CDS encoding endonuclease/exonuclease/phosphatase family protein, with translation MTSAGDVLKLVVVLGAAALVAITAAVFSARLWWAFDLFTHFRLQYVVAAVAFGVAAVALGAYRSAALLAIVALVHGWAIKDLWIGGPEETVVAGEPLRIISANVLGSNPTPDQVLAFVRGADADVVVLVEVGSERWDGVLADLAVLYPYGAPGQGRERDPVRMFSRYPVTNHRLVKPEGGRRPYLEAEIDVGSTPVVVSGVHPPSPSPSDATDSRRRNRQLDHIADVVEDRDRPLIVAGDFNTSPWSPHFRDFIAAAGLRNAAEGHGWIATWPAGFWPARVPIDHVLVRGPLVSHDFRRGPFIGSDHYPIIADLRLVSRRQP, from the coding sequence TTGACGTCGGCCGGCGACGTTCTGAAGCTGGTGGTCGTGCTAGGGGCGGCCGCACTTGTCGCGATCACTGCCGCCGTCTTCTCGGCGCGCCTGTGGTGGGCGTTCGATCTCTTCACGCATTTCCGCTTGCAGTATGTCGTGGCTGCGGTGGCGTTCGGCGTTGCAGCCGTGGCGCTCGGAGCCTACCGGTCCGCGGCGCTGTTGGCGATCGTGGCCCTGGTTCACGGTTGGGCGATCAAGGACCTGTGGATCGGCGGGCCGGAAGAGACCGTCGTCGCGGGCGAGCCGCTCAGGATCATCAGCGCCAACGTATTGGGCTCCAATCCGACGCCGGACCAGGTGCTGGCCTTCGTGCGTGGAGCGGACGCCGATGTGGTCGTGCTGGTGGAGGTCGGGTCCGAGCGCTGGGACGGCGTCCTTGCAGACCTCGCCGTCCTCTATCCCTACGGCGCGCCGGGCCAAGGGCGGGAGCGGGATCCGGTGCGCATGTTCAGCCGCTACCCGGTGACGAACCATCGACTGGTCAAACCGGAAGGCGGGCGGAGGCCGTACCTGGAAGCGGAGATCGACGTGGGATCCACGCCGGTGGTGGTGAGCGGGGTGCATCCGCCGTCGCCGTCACCGTCCGACGCCACCGACAGCCGACGCCGCAACCGCCAGCTTGATCACATTGCTGACGTCGTCGAAGACCGCGATCGACCGCTGATCGTCGCGGGCGATTTCAACACGTCGCCATGGTCCCCCCATTTCCGCGACTTCATCGCTGCCGCCGGCTTGCGCAATGCCGCCGAAGGTCACGGCTGGATCGCGACCTGGCCTGCGGGCTTCTGGCCCGCCCGGGTGCCGATCGACCACGTCCTCGTCCGCGGCCCGCTGGTGTCGCACGACTTCCGCCGCGGCCCCTTCATCGGCTCCGACCACTACCCCATCATCGCCGACCTGCGGCTTGTCTCGCGACGGCAACCTTGA
- the aqpZ gene encoding aquaporin Z: MSDDLLRRVSAEFFGTFWLTFGGCGSAVLAAAYPELGIGFVGVSLAFGLTVLTMAYAVGHVSGGHFNPAVTVGLWSAGSCANRHVLPYIAAQVIGAIAAAAVLWLIASGKADWVPGGFAANGYGDLSPGKYGLGAALITELLLTFFFVFIIVGTTSKGAAVGFAGIPIGFALVLIHLISIPVTNTSVNPARSTGPALFAGGEYIAQLWLFWAAPLIGGAIGGLVGRWLHEPANVVETAIVETPHG, from the coding sequence ATGAGCGACGATTTGTTGCGGCGGGTCTCCGCCGAGTTTTTCGGCACATTCTGGCTCACGTTCGGGGGTTGCGGATCCGCCGTGCTGGCGGCAGCGTACCCCGAACTCGGCATCGGCTTCGTCGGCGTGTCTCTCGCGTTCGGGCTGACGGTGTTGACCATGGCCTACGCGGTTGGCCACGTCTCGGGTGGGCACTTCAATCCTGCGGTGACGGTCGGCCTGTGGTCGGCGGGAAGCTGCGCCAACCGGCACGTCCTGCCCTACATCGCAGCCCAGGTGATTGGCGCAATCGCCGCGGCGGCGGTGTTGTGGCTGATCGCCTCCGGCAAGGCGGACTGGGTGCCGGGCGGCTTTGCTGCGAACGGCTACGGCGATCTCAGCCCCGGCAAGTACGGACTCGGCGCGGCCTTGATCACCGAACTCCTGCTCACCTTTTTCTTCGTGTTCATTATCGTCGGCACCACGTCGAAGGGCGCCGCGGTGGGCTTTGCCGGCATCCCGATCGGCTTCGCCCTGGTGCTCATCCACCTGATCTCGATCCCGGTCACCAACACCTCGGTGAATCCGGCGCGCAGCACCGGGCCGGCCCTATTCGCGGGCGGCGAGTACATCGCCCAGCTCTGGCTGTTCTGGGCGGCGCCGCTGATCGGCGGCGCGATAGGCGGCCTTGTCGGCCGTTGGCTCCACGAACCCGCCAACGTCGTGGAAACTGCCATCGTCGAGACGCCGCACGGCTGA
- a CDS encoding Ppx/GppA family phosphatase: MLMACPDRRLGFRVINSFSKPVRLGEGLEARGSLGDAAVERTIDALRACAQRMRRAQIVRARCIATAPCRRADNASAFVARVKRETNLDLEPLAAAEEARLTLSGCAPLLDRAYPRVLLLDIGGGSTEVSWIAREGRGALRFLGVVSLPVGVVSFAERYGGDRVPAETYQRMVSTIAEMLAPFEAEHAIEDAVSSGRVQMVGTSGTVTTIAAAYLGLTRYERARVDGLSLSFDAIAEVTRRFAASTWQERAANTCIGPHRADLVIAGCAILEAVCKRWRVGRLHVADRGIREGLLMTMMAADGAAPVNLPAVSP; the protein is encoded by the coding sequence ATGTTGATGGCGTGTCCTGATCGACGCCTCGGCTTTCGCGTCATCAATTCGTTCTCGAAGCCCGTGCGGCTCGGCGAGGGTCTGGAGGCGCGGGGATCGCTTGGCGATGCGGCGGTTGAGCGAACAATCGACGCTCTCCGGGCCTGTGCCCAGCGAATGCGCCGCGCGCAGATCGTTCGTGCGCGCTGTATCGCAACCGCGCCTTGCCGACGCGCCGACAACGCTTCCGCCTTCGTCGCCCGCGTCAAGCGGGAGACCAACCTCGACCTGGAGCCACTCGCCGCCGCCGAAGAAGCGCGCCTGACCTTGAGCGGCTGCGCGCCGCTTCTGGATCGCGCCTACCCCCGGGTCCTGCTGCTCGACATCGGCGGCGGCAGCACCGAAGTGAGTTGGATCGCTCGCGAGGGCAGGGGCGCACTGCGCTTTCTGGGCGTGGTGTCCCTGCCCGTGGGGGTGGTTTCGTTCGCAGAGCGCTATGGCGGCGACAGAGTGCCGGCGGAAACCTATCAGCGGATGGTGTCTACGATCGCCGAGATGCTGGCGCCTTTCGAAGCCGAACACGCCATCGAAGATGCGGTATCCAGCGGGCGCGTTCAGATGGTAGGCACGTCCGGAACAGTCACAACCATCGCCGCAGCTTATTTGGGGCTCACGCGCTACGAGCGAGCGCGCGTAGACGGCCTCAGCCTCAGCTTTGACGCCATCGCCGAGGTGACGAGGCGGTTCGCCGCAAGCACCTGGCAGGAACGGGCCGCCAACACGTGCATCGGGCCCCACCGCGCCGACCTCGTCATCGCCGGTTGCGCGATACTGGAAGCGGTGTGTAAGCGCTGGCGCGTGGGCCGTTTGCATGTGGCGGACCGCGGCATTCGCGAAGGTTTGCTGATGACGATGATGGCGGCCGATGGCGCCGCCCCCGTCAACCTGCCGGCGGTCTCGCCGTGA
- a CDS encoding RlmE family RNA methyltransferase encodes MTKKTSTRVAGRGGDKPHAKKRKPSSKRWLERHLSDPYVVEARRAGYRSRAAFKLMELDDRFRLLRPGLRVVDLGAAPGGWTQVAVARTGAGKARGGRVVAIDRAVMDPVAGALSLTADVGEDDKGMVGAVTGALGGPADVVLSDMAPATIGHAGADHLRIVALAENAFGCATRMLAPGGAFVCKMFQGGTEAALLADIKRAFTSVRHVKPKSSRTESAEIYLVATGFRRTPSSTDLSPDPPPE; translated from the coding sequence ATGACGAAGAAGACGTCCACGCGGGTCGCTGGTCGCGGCGGCGACAAGCCGCACGCCAAGAAGCGCAAGCCGTCCTCGAAGCGGTGGCTGGAGCGGCACCTTTCCGATCCCTATGTGGTCGAGGCGCGGCGCGCCGGTTACCGGTCGCGCGCCGCCTTCAAGTTGATGGAATTGGACGATCGATTCCGGTTGCTGCGGCCGGGGCTCCGCGTCGTCGACCTGGGGGCTGCTCCGGGCGGATGGACGCAGGTGGCGGTCGCCCGGACCGGCGCGGGGAAGGCGCGCGGCGGCCGGGTGGTGGCCATCGATCGGGCCGTCATGGACCCGGTCGCCGGCGCCCTGTCTCTGACGGCCGATGTGGGCGAAGACGATAAGGGCATGGTCGGCGCCGTGACGGGGGCGCTCGGCGGGCCTGCCGATGTGGTGCTGAGCGACATGGCGCCGGCGACCATCGGCCACGCCGGCGCCGACCACCTGCGCATCGTGGCGCTCGCCGAGAACGCGTTCGGGTGCGCGACGCGGATGCTGGCGCCAGGCGGCGCCTTTGTCTGCAAGATGTTTCAGGGCGGCACGGAAGCGGCTCTGCTCGCCGACATCAAGCGCGCGTTCACCAGTGTCCGCCACGTCAAGCCTAAGTCGTCGCGAACGGAATCGGCTGAAATCTACCTGGTCGCCACCGGCTTCCGCCGAACCCCGTCTTCAACGGATCTGTCGCCGGATCCGCCGCCGGAATGA
- a CDS encoding dihydrolipoyl dehydrogenase produces MTETTYDVVVIGGGPGGYVAAIRAAQLGLKTACVEKRGALGGTCLNVGCIPSKALLQSSHHYEMAVHDLDRHGITVAGVELDLAAMMKRKDGVVGDLTKGIEFLFKKNKVDYLSGAGKITAEDTVEVAPADGGETFSVKTENIVIATGSDVAALPGIDIDEERIVSSTGALALGAVPERLVVVGGGYIGLELGTVWRRLGSEVTVIEFLDQILAGMDGEIGGQMLRILKKQGIQFKLGTKVTAARRTGDTVELTVEPVSGGEAETLQADVVLVSVGRRPYIDGLGLDAVGIETDERGFIPVDRQFQTSVPGIFAIGDVIGGKMLAHKAEEEGVTVMELIAGEAGHVNYECIPGIVYTWPEVASIGRTEEQLKADGIDYRAGKFPFSANSRARCNADSDGFVKILADAETDRILGAHIIGPEAGDLIQELVVAMEFGGSAEDVARSSHGHPGLSEAVKEAALAVAGRPIHI; encoded by the coding sequence ATGACTGAGACGACATACGACGTGGTTGTCATCGGCGGCGGGCCGGGCGGCTACGTCGCCGCCATTCGCGCCGCGCAACTGGGCCTCAAGACCGCCTGTGTCGAGAAGCGCGGCGCCCTCGGCGGCACCTGCCTCAACGTGGGCTGCATCCCGTCCAAGGCGCTGCTGCAGTCGTCCCACCATTACGAAATGGCGGTTCATGACCTGGACCGGCATGGGATCACCGTTGCCGGTGTCGAGCTTGATCTTGCCGCGATGATGAAGCGGAAGGACGGGGTGGTCGGCGACCTTACCAAGGGGATCGAGTTCCTGTTCAAGAAAAACAAGGTCGATTACCTGTCCGGCGCCGGAAAAATCACTGCCGAAGACACTGTCGAGGTCGCGCCCGCAGACGGCGGCGAGACGTTCTCCGTCAAGACCGAGAACATCGTCATCGCCACCGGCTCCGACGTCGCCGCCCTGCCGGGCATCGACATCGACGAGGAGCGTATCGTCTCGTCCACTGGTGCTCTCGCGCTCGGCGCGGTGCCGGAGCGGCTGGTCGTCGTCGGCGGCGGCTACATCGGGCTCGAGCTCGGCACCGTGTGGCGGCGGCTGGGGTCCGAGGTCACGGTGATTGAGTTCCTGGACCAGATCCTGGCCGGGATGGACGGCGAGATCGGCGGGCAGATGCTGCGGATCCTCAAGAAACAAGGCATCCAGTTCAAGCTCGGCACAAAGGTGACGGCGGCGAGGCGCACGGGTGACACGGTGGAACTGACGGTCGAGCCGGTCAGCGGCGGCGAGGCCGAGACCCTCCAGGCCGACGTGGTGCTGGTTTCGGTCGGGCGGCGGCCCTACATCGACGGTCTCGGTCTCGACGCCGTCGGCATCGAGACGGACGAGCGCGGCTTCATCCCGGTCGACCGCCAGTTCCAGACCAGCGTGCCGGGCATCTTTGCCATCGGCGACGTGATCGGCGGCAAGATGCTGGCCCACAAGGCCGAAGAGGAAGGGGTTACGGTGATGGAGCTGATCGCCGGCGAGGCCGGGCACGTCAACTACGAGTGCATCCCCGGCATCGTCTACACGTGGCCGGAAGTGGCCTCGATCGGCCGCACCGAGGAGCAACTCAAGGCCGACGGCATCGACTACCGGGCGGGAAAGTTCCCGTTCTCCGCCAACTCTCGCGCCCGCTGCAATGCCGACAGCGACGGCTTCGTCAAGATCCTCGCCGACGCCGAGACCGACCGCATCCTCGGCGCCCATATCATTGGCCCGGAGGCCGGCGACCTGATCCAGGAACTGGTGGTGGCAATGGAGTTCGGCGGTTCGGCGGAAGACGTGGCGCGCTCCTCCCACGGCCACCCCGGTCTCTCGGAGGCGGTCAAGGAAGCGGCGCTGGCCGTCGCCGGCCGCCCGATCCACATCTAG
- a CDS encoding MFS transporter, with protein sequence MTGVFAFPALMPTFLADWRLSNAEAGWIAGIYFGAYALSVPVLVALTDRVDARWIYVTGALLAATASTGFALFANGFWQALILRAVAGAGLAATYMPGLRVLVDRYRGPHASRAVSLYTASFSLGTALSFLAAGAIEAVADWRWVFAASALAAAAAALMVLPLGAAAPKREDTPRRLLDFRPVFANRAAMGYILGYGVHCWELFTFRSWTVALLAFSLTVQASGSGPALLAPTTVATISAVVAMAASIFGNELCLRYGRRRVIQWVMVASAAMAFGLGFTTPLAYGIVVVLTLVYSAVVQLDSAALTAGAVHAAEPGRQGSTMAVHSLIGFGCGFVGPLVLGWILDVSGGGVSSLSWGLAFASVGVVGLLGPLVMRMTPKR encoded by the coding sequence ATGACGGGGGTGTTCGCGTTTCCGGCGCTGATGCCCACATTCCTCGCTGACTGGCGGCTGAGCAACGCCGAGGCAGGATGGATCGCCGGCATCTACTTCGGCGCCTACGCCCTTTCGGTGCCGGTGCTGGTGGCGCTGACCGACCGCGTCGACGCCCGCTGGATCTACGTTACCGGCGCCCTACTGGCCGCCACTGCGTCGACCGGGTTCGCCCTGTTCGCGAACGGCTTCTGGCAGGCGCTCATCCTTCGCGCCGTGGCCGGTGCAGGCCTCGCCGCGACCTACATGCCAGGACTCCGGGTCCTCGTCGACCGGTACCGGGGGCCGCATGCGTCGCGGGCGGTGTCGCTCTATACCGCGAGCTTCAGCCTGGGAACCGCGCTCTCGTTTCTTGCTGCCGGCGCGATCGAAGCGGTGGCGGACTGGCGGTGGGTGTTCGCGGCATCAGCATTGGCGGCAGCGGCGGCTGCGCTCATGGTTCTGCCGCTCGGCGCGGCAGCGCCCAAGCGCGAGGACACCCCGCGCCGCCTGCTCGACTTCCGCCCCGTGTTCGCCAACCGCGCGGCGATGGGATACATCCTCGGTTACGGCGTGCACTGCTGGGAGCTGTTCACGTTCCGCTCGTGGACGGTCGCATTGCTCGCCTTTTCTCTCACCGTGCAAGCCAGTGGCTCCGGTCCAGCATTGCTTGCGCCAACCACGGTGGCGACGATCAGCGCCGTAGTGGCCATGGCGGCGAGCATCTTCGGCAATGAACTCTGCTTGCGCTACGGCCGCCGGCGGGTGATCCAGTGGGTCATGGTCGCGTCGGCGGCCATGGCGTTCGGGCTCGGCTTCACAACTCCGCTCGCCTACGGCATCGTCGTCGTGTTGACGCTCGTCTACAGTGCCGTGGTGCAGCTCGACTCGGCAGCGTTGACCGCCGGAGCGGTCCATGCCGCAGAACCGGGACGCCAGGGTTCGACCATGGCGGTGCATTCGCTCATCGGTTTCGGCTGCGGCTTCGTCGGCCCGCTGGTGCTGGGCTGGATCCTCGACGTCAGCGGCGGCGGTGTGTCGAGCCTTTCCTGGGGCCTCGCCTTCGCCAGCGTCGGCGTCGTTGGTCTGTTAGGCCCGCTGGTCATGAGAATGACGCCGAAACGCTGA
- a CDS encoding SLC13 family permease, which yields MSTWTGIAALAPGIEPYAPYLALVVMALLFIGFASEKHPPEVVSISGMAVLLVLGLIDSKDMLSVMSNSAPITIVAMFILSAALVRTGVLGSVQRRLEVITRFGSWMTVIALTATVMAASAFINNTPVVVVMIPVTVSLARTIGVNPSKLLMPLSFSAILGGTLTLIGTSTNLLVDGVARELGLAPFTLFEIAPVGLIVAVVGGAYMVTIGRRLLPARTSVSSILDPPQRSQFLVEILIPHTSPLVGAKPAQVPLFQGPDRRLIDVIRGDASLRRGMGDVTLMPGDIVVLRSPVADVMSLREGKTVEFQTEDAVEPVASRSTTVVEALLGPRARLVGRTLRGARLRRRYGVYPLALHRQGENLAARLEQVPLRVGDTLLLEGAPEDLRRLADDLQLVSLTEPRERSVRSAKAPLAAGILAAVVIAATLGIMPIMAVAWIGVALVLLVRCLDADEAIAAVDWRIIILIFSMLAIGRSLENTGAVELVVDAVVPLARDLPPLAVLGIVYLLTSLLTELVTNNAVAIVVTPVVVGLALQLGIDPRPLVVAVMFGASACFATPIGYQTNTLVYSAGGYRFLDFVKVGLPLNILVGIATVLAIPLFWKLG from the coding sequence ATGTCTACGTGGACGGGTATCGCCGCCCTGGCGCCGGGGATCGAGCCGTATGCGCCCTACCTGGCGCTGGTCGTCATGGCGCTGCTGTTCATCGGGTTCGCGAGCGAGAAGCACCCGCCGGAGGTCGTGTCGATCTCCGGCATGGCGGTTCTCCTCGTCCTCGGCCTCATCGACAGCAAGGACATGCTGTCGGTCATGTCGAACAGCGCGCCGATCACCATCGTGGCGATGTTCATCCTGAGCGCTGCGCTGGTCCGCACCGGGGTGCTTGGCAGCGTGCAGAGACGGCTGGAAGTCATTACCCGCTTCGGATCGTGGATGACGGTCATAGCCTTGACGGCCACGGTCATGGCTGCATCCGCTTTCATCAACAATACGCCGGTCGTCGTAGTGATGATCCCGGTGACGGTCTCGCTGGCGCGCACCATCGGCGTGAACCCGTCGAAACTGCTGATGCCGCTGTCGTTCTCCGCCATTCTCGGCGGCACGCTGACCTTGATCGGCACCTCGACCAACCTGCTCGTCGACGGCGTCGCCCGCGAGCTTGGCCTGGCGCCTTTCACGCTGTTCGAGATCGCGCCGGTGGGGCTGATCGTCGCCGTCGTCGGGGGCGCGTACATGGTCACCATCGGCCGCCGCCTGCTTCCGGCCCGCACATCCGTCTCCAGCATTCTCGATCCCCCGCAGCGCTCGCAGTTCCTGGTGGAAATTCTCATCCCGCATACCTCGCCGCTCGTGGGCGCCAAACCCGCCCAGGTCCCTCTGTTCCAGGGTCCCGATCGGCGACTGATCGACGTGATCCGGGGCGACGCCTCGCTCCGTCGAGGCATGGGCGACGTGACCTTGATGCCGGGCGACATCGTGGTGCTGCGCTCGCCGGTCGCCGACGTGATGTCGTTGCGCGAGGGCAAGACGGTGGAATTTCAGACCGAGGACGCCGTCGAACCGGTAGCGTCACGCTCGACAACCGTGGTCGAGGCGCTGCTCGGCCCTCGCGCCCGGCTGGTGGGGCGCACGCTCCGGGGCGCCCGCCTGCGGCGGCGCTACGGCGTCTATCCGCTGGCCCTGCATCGCCAGGGGGAGAACCTCGCCGCCCGTCTCGAGCAGGTCCCGCTGCGGGTCGGCGATACCCTGCTGCTGGAGGGGGCTCCCGAGGATCTGCGCCGCCTCGCCGATGATCTGCAACTCGTCAGCCTCACCGAGCCGAGGGAGCGCAGCGTCCGCAGCGCCAAGGCGCCGCTTGCCGCCGGAATTCTTGCGGCGGTCGTGATCGCCGCGACGCTCGGCATCATGCCGATCATGGCGGTTGCCTGGATCGGCGTCGCGCTGGTGCTGCTCGTCCGTTGCCTCGACGCGGACGAGGCCATCGCCGCTGTCGACTGGAGGATCATCATTCTCATTTTTTCGATGCTGGCGATCGGCCGCTCGCTCGAGAACACGGGTGCTGTCGAGCTGGTCGTCGACGCCGTGGTGCCTTTGGCGCGGGACTTGCCGCCGCTGGCCGTGCTCGGCATCGTCTATCTGTTGACGTCGCTGCTGACCGAGTTGGTCACCAACAACGCCGTCGCCATCGTCGTGACGCCGGTGGTGGTGGGGCTTGCGCTCCAGCTCGGCATCGATCCGCGGCCGCTCGTCGTCGCGGTTATGTTCGGCGCCAGCGCCTGCTTTGCGACGCCGATCGGCTACCAGACCAACACGCTCGTCTATTCTGCCGGCGGCTACCGCTTCCTCGACTTCGTCAAGGTCGGCCTGCCGCTCAACATCCTCGTCGGCATCGCCACCGTCCTCGCCATCCCGCTGTTCTGGAAGCTGGGCTGA
- a CDS encoding tyrosine-type recombinase/integrase: protein MFVGARGKGLKAGVVQRQMLRLRKYLNLPETATPHALRHSFATHLLAGGGDLRTIQELLGHASLSTTQRYTEVDTERLRLIHRAAHPRSRQ from the coding sequence CTGTTCGTCGGCGCCCGCGGCAAAGGGCTCAAGGCCGGCGTCGTACAGCGGCAGATGCTGCGCCTTCGCAAGTACCTGAACCTGCCGGAGACGGCGACGCCCCATGCGCTCCGCCACAGCTTCGCGACCCACCTGCTCGCCGGCGGCGGGGACCTTCGCACCATCCAGGAACTGCTCGGCCACGCCTCGCTGTCGACCACCCAACGCTATACCGAAGTGGATACGGAGCGCCTCCGGCTGATCCACCGCGCCGCCCATCCGCGGTCGCGTCAGTAG
- a CDS encoding DUF484 family protein, whose amino-acid sequence MTHSQVASYLQDHPDFFARHPDLLMTLTPPARWSGDAVVDIQKFMVETLRGELDGLRGCVQQVIETSRSNMSNQTRTHAAVLALMAADDMERLLRIVHDDLPVLLDVDVADLAFEPGPLPNCGGLALRRLAAGEVNSWIGAGQEVALMIHVQDDGSVFGNAAGLIRSAALVRLQPGGEVPSGVLALGSRHDSLFHPGQGTELLRFLSRVVERGLQRVMGIPD is encoded by the coding sequence ATGACACACAGTCAGGTGGCGTCCTACCTGCAGGATCATCCGGACTTTTTCGCGCGTCATCCGGACCTGTTGATGACCCTCACGCCGCCCGCGCGCTGGAGCGGCGACGCCGTCGTGGACATCCAGAAGTTCATGGTGGAGACGCTCCGCGGAGAACTGGATGGACTGCGCGGCTGCGTGCAGCAGGTGATCGAGACCAGCCGCTCCAACATGTCCAACCAGACCCGCACGCACGCGGCGGTGCTGGCGCTGATGGCCGCGGACGACATGGAGCGGCTGCTGCGAATCGTTCATGACGATCTGCCGGTGCTGCTCGACGTGGACGTGGCCGACCTCGCCTTCGAACCCGGGCCGTTGCCGAACTGCGGGGGACTGGCGCTGCGGCGCCTGGCGGCGGGCGAGGTCAACAGTTGGATCGGGGCCGGCCAGGAGGTGGCGCTGATGATCCACGTCCAGGACGATGGCAGCGTGTTCGGCAACGCCGCCGGGCTGATCCGCTCGGCGGCGCTGGTCCGCCTGCAGCCGGGCGGAGAGGTGCCGAGCGGGGTGCTCGCTCTGGGTTCCCGGCATGACTCCCTGTTCCATCCCGGCCAGGGCACGGAGTTGCTGCGCTTCCTGTCGCGGGTGGTGGAGCGTGGCCTGCAACGGGTCATGGGGATCCCCGACTGA